From Daucus carota subsp. sativus chromosome 6, DH1 v3.0, whole genome shotgun sequence:
ATCCCAAGgtttgaaggtttacaattgaataagGTTTCAAAATAGGTATCAAAGAATCAAATTAGTAGTTCAAGTATCAATGAATGAATAGTTCAAGGGGTATTTAAGGAATCTGATTGATGGTTCAGGAATCAATGAATCAAACAATTCAGGATAAGGCTCAATAAATGTTATGAGTGAATTAGAATGCTCACCAAGCAATCACATCAGGAATCATAtctatataattgaaggaaagtatcaaggaaacttgccttatactgacgatttcaaatttcaatcgctcctgctcgatatactattctatatccacttgcttttccctttattacgcctcgcttctctgctaatcatcacaactaattatcaataggtgatctcatactattctcatcATCTTACATTCGAAACGgacttctatctacccttcgtttcacccaaatccgatttacggatcaagagatatgtcaaaaacaattttatatcaatcacgtaGACACATAACATGTCAATTAGATAGCACATagcacatatcacataaaatatttaatacaatatatttttcaaaagaagttTGAAGTCAAACGGATGTTTCTGGTAtttgttatgaatttttaaacatttttcggaattaaaacgggtcaaagaatcattttgtaaataaataatccATTACTGGATACttgaaatcaagtccgaaatcatttgaaatcaattaacgagcttcaatcatattttagaataatattttaaagctcgaaactatttttcggaaattttaaaatcatttaaaataatttaaaataattaaatctaattaataaatcaattaaaatcaattaataattaattaaaacaattaatcaattaataattaaattaattgattaattataataattaattactaattaaaattaattaataaattaaatcagaattatttttgaattaataaatatttaaaaacaatttttgaaattaaaataaatgattttcgaaattaaatttaaatcaaaaaaatcatttttaaaactttttaaaagtcCAGGGTTTGAGTTGAAAGTTTTGGAAACTTCAAGGTTTGAAAAGTAAGACATGAAACTACAGTGTGGAAACTTCACCATCTCCGAAACTTGGGTGACTAAACGGCACTTTTGCCGCCGCCGTCACCCCAGTCGCCGGAGACGGCGAAATCGGCCACCAACGGCCACCAAATGCTCCAGATAGGGAGTACCAAGCCTCCCCAACTCATTCCTGCAATCACCTTCACCAGAAACGGCCGGAATCGACCGTAATCGATcgaagaaactcgccgtcgccggcgagttttCTTTGAATCGATTCGTTCGATTCACGAACCTCAGCTACAATATGAAGGTATGTACAAGTTCCTGGAATCACAACCAACATGATGGTATCAACCAATTTCCCTTCTACCTCCAGAATCAGAAAGCCCCaaatttcaattgaaaacattcaaacGGCTATAAACCCTAGTTTCTAATTCGAacaattaaactcaattttgaacatattattgaactccaaatcatgcatatgatataccaaaatgatcaggagaacattatctacaacatacaaacAACAAATCACAtgaacaacttcaaaatcaaaaagccctaatttaagcttatttatttcgaatttaaatCTCAAAATCCACACCCACCTGATGTTGCTGCACTGATTTTGATGCTAGATTATGATTCTACTTGTtaaaaccttcaatttgagcccttgaacaccaaaatccgagtccgataacgcgtccaaatcctcgtttgaatctcaagaacacgaagaactctctcgggaatttctcggttttaactggttttatgattttcgtaataaaataaagtacagttaagtatatttatacttatgaataattagtacccctttgaatcatatatggcatgaaaatacaatgtttaatagctttatactaataaaacgggtccaatcggtaccggttttcgagataatcatcaaacggGGCTGTTTAATCCGTCATTAATACGCGGGTCCCACCgtcattattacaagataaggatgagaataaaatattgtatttcacgtttatcgagacaactagataattatctaataccgaaaaactccgccggaccgactccggaacaaaccgtactccggatcgaaaaagtcaaaacatgaaaaatgtccggaatgttcaaattaagctaaaggtgaattttgttgaaattttcgggaagtaaaatctcggtaccgttgtaGATTGACGGTTTCCGAAAAATCgaaataattactaattaattaaaatatacataattaaatccgtaaatcaaatataaaatcatctgacaatacataaatcgatatgaaaatatctaaataaactatattttgtactgaacatataaaaattgatattcctcaaatttaatcaaaatacatAACTAAtttaatagaacaggaaccaattaattcacagaaattcatataaaattcatataatatccattaatcattcaaataattacacggataatcccagacgTTACAATAACCTACAAATTgtcagatgtttacaaatattgtagactaaaaaaaattaaaattgaaacgagtagatcatttttaaataattttggacgccaatactcttattttgtggACTCCATAGAAGAGGACACATATtcttatgaaataaatttaaagtaggatcaaattttaatatatagaaagttttatattaaataacaataatttaaatatcatttaaaaacaataatttaaataggtataataaaaatatgataatgtaactaaaaaagacattattctttcaataaataacaaattttaaaattttatttaaactcgtgcttggcacgggttatcAACTAGTAAAAGTAAAATCATAAGAGTATATTGCGAACAAATGAGCTTTCCGTTCAACAgtcaaaaattgaatataaattttttgacaaAACGACATTATACACCATATGTATTTTGATTAACTCTTGTATTCACGTAAATAACATCAATTAAAATATCTTATCtcaattatcatattattttgtgCAGAAAATTTTCCCGATTCTCTGCATGTAACATTACTCTCCTGCAAGCTAGCTGCTGAGggattaaatgaataaaattcgGACTACTGCGTTGAACAGCAGAAAGTTAAATTTGAGGTTTAAGATGGGCAAATTAATTATGATAATATGGTGTCACAATTGGGCCGTGGAAGCTCGATCATGTTAATGGACCAAGCTCAAAGCCGATTTATATATGTAGTATTCTGGACTGCAAAACATGCGTGTAAGCCTGTTGGCCTTTGGTCCAGCACATACGCCTCCCTGTAAATCTATTACTATTTCTTTTAGCTGACTTGGTTATGGTGGAGTTGTTAGTGCACAAAACAAAGTGAATAATGTCAAGAAATTTGTATGCAACTCACGAACTTGCATGTATGTACTTATACACACAATCTCTCCGCCTTCCATATGGCACCAATGTGTGAACTACCCCTTCTTACATGACAACAACATTCCAAATAATATTCCAAACTATTGCAACTAAAATTATTCAATTATAAATTCATTATGTACGTGTGTATATAATAACCTTCTAATTATATTGACCAAACCAATTTATTAACAATGCCTACCACGCCAATATTCTCCATCATTTCATTACTCCTCATAGCCACTCTTGTGCCGATTGAAGCCGTCTACTACCAAGTCAAGAACAATGGCACAGGCACACCTGGCGGAACCCGATTCGACAACGAAATCGGGATCCCCTGGAGCGCTCACACCCTGAAGCACGCATCAAAGTTCATATGGAGAATTTTTCATCAACAGAATTTAGATGATAGAGCTAAGGTTGACAACATCACAATGATAGTAGAAGACAGTGAATATATCGCATATGAAGAAAATAATCATATTCACGTCGACACGAAATATATAGCCAACTTCGTTGGAGATATTAAGGTTGAGATCAAAGGAGTGTTGTATCATGAAACGACTCATATATGGCAGTGGAATGGGAATGGGACTGCTCCGAGTGGACTAATCGAAGGCGTGGCGGATTACGTGAGACTGAAGTCTGGGCTAGCGCCACCGCATTGGAGGAAAAGAGGGATGGGCGTGAATTGGGATGATGGATATGATATTACAGCGCATTTTCTCGAGTACTGCAATGGATTGCGAGATGGTTTCGTTGCTGAGCTCAATGGGAAGATGAAATCTAGTTATAGTGAGGACTATTTCGTGCAGCTTCTAGGGAAAAATGTGAATGATCTGTGGATGGACTACAAAGcaaaatataatactaatagctAAGTAGTATCTCATGGAtttttatcctctgttgtctcgGAACAGAACTGATACTCAATTGTAAAACACATAAGgctaaattatcaaaaaatatatattatcacaTCCTTGTTATTCAATATCGTAGATCATAAGTATTTTACCAGACAGCTGATGCGCGGCCTGATCTCATAATATGGAACAAGCCAGGACGGATGCACTTGTTCATCTGTGAATAACATACTAATAAGAATATAATTAGCAGAAgaattaacttatatatattgatCAAGGCCTACTTATAAACATTGGCACAATTTGCCGTTAATTAATGACCGCGGCCTCGATGACTTGGTCCCGAGTAGGCTTTTCCCAGCAAGAAATCCATTGCGGGAGAAGATGACGAAGATGATTGCTGAACTTTGATAGGCCTCGAACTCTCGATCATATCGACAGGTTTTGAACTCTCGACGACTTTGATAGGCCTCGAACTCTCGACGAGTAGCGTAGAATTGGAGAGCAgaataaagaatatgatgatGGAAATTGTATTCACAGTCACTAGGAAAGAAGTTGAAGACCTCATTGTAACTGTGAATCTTAAAAATACGGTACTTGGTTCTAGGTAGTTTTAACAATTTGGTGATGGTAATATGAATGAATGGAGGTATTTATATGTGTTTGGCAACAAATGAGTTGGTTAATTTTCTTGACATTTATTATTAGTGCGTCCGTGTAGGGTTAGACGGCGGGAAATATATGCAGAGTCAATTTTGCATGGTTGGCTTATTCACTGCTTCGTTATACCGTATGCCAGAGGCGCACTGCCGTATGGCTGGATTGATTTATATTCTATAGCtgaaattttcaaattctttatatGTTTACTCGTTTTTGTCAGTAACAGATGCATAGCCTACACTTCGGCAAAGGTAATTGTGCAGAGGGTGGGCGTAATCAGTGTTAATGCATTGTTTTCAAGGGtagtttgattataatttttctttatatttcttgtatgatactctattttctaaaataataatcattatcactttttgcacgtaaaaaaacatatatctatatattattataatttttttttgatatatacctatatttttattcaaaagatattgcaaaatatataatatataaaaatacgtTTTTTGCACCTAGGAATTCATtttttgcacctcaaaatacTTGCAAAAAGCCAAAACCACTCCCTCTCTCCTTACTAAAATCAAAGTTATACTACGTCCCCGTCTCTCAATGTATGGTATacaagggacggagggagtatcatattGGAGTGGAGGGGGTAAATCTTTACGTCTTTCTCGTTTGTTCATGAAGatcaaaaaatatgttatacaataattggaaaaaataaataaattaagtgGATAAGTGGAATCCATCgatttttaattgatatttaggTTTTAAAATGGATGAAATTAATAGGtaacattaatttttatattgtaatatatatattaattttaaaaaaataataaataagaaaagttAAGTGAAACTTTCATGAAAGTAAGTGTTAAATAGTTGGTTGGGAGCGAGGGATCACCCAAAGCCTACATAATTTGCGTATGGAAGTAACATTTGaatcttcttcttgttttttttttaataaaataacattttaatCTTAATATTAACGATGTTGATTTGGAGATTAACTATAACGTAATGTGTAAAGTAAATTCAGATACAAGGATATAATTTCCAAAATGAAATTGCTAGGTAGTGGATTACTATATTGGAATGGGAAAATGACAATGCTCGAGATTATTACATAAAAGTATATAACTACTTGTATGAGAATGAAAGAATTTCAAGTTAAATACCTTGAACTCAATAGCTAATCGTGCACTAAATGATCTTGTTGATAAGCTCAGATGGAAAGTTAAACAATTAAACACCAAAACGTTGAGATAAGTATAAAAACACATGCTTACACAAAGAACTTGAGCTTCCCGGCCATTTCTAATCGAGGCCTTTTAATGGAAAAGTTTCCACTTTAACTTTATAAATCAAATACACGAACCTTGacaatttctttttaaatactAGTCTAGTAAACGGGAACTAATGATTACACTGTTGTGTGGGTTGGAGGGATCTGATTGCAATTTGCATGTATATTACTGGTAGAAAGATAAATCAATATGTAACGGACTTTCCACTTTCTTCAATCATTTGCCGGTTCTTAGAATTTTAGTTCATCAGTTGTCTAATAATTgttcatttcattttattcgCAACGTTGAAGGTTAAATCCACCCAATAGATTCAGTAGAGTGAGATTTCGTTTTAACAAGAATTAGCAATAACAATTAGTTGATACacgaaaattataaattagtaGTAAAAGTTTTTAAACATGAAGTTAAGAGACTTATTAATCTGTACAAATTATAgaaatcataacaaaaaataGGTTGATTGTACCCTTAAAAAATATGCGATATACGTCAGTGTCAATCGTGTGAAAGATCAAAATTATGCATACAACAAATAAGGTAGACATAGTTGATAAAAAGAACAATATATTTTACACAACAATCATGTTTTGTTCAATTTACTGATATATTTGTGCTCAAGTACATCGCCAATTATAGTGTCTCACGTATAATGTTTGATCAAATTTATATACCTATCAAAGAATAATTCTAAACATTTGTATTTATAGTTGATGAGTTTAGTATTTTTGGATGAGAATAATTCTAAATCTAAACTAGTTCCGAAACATTTGTATTATTGGAATATTGTGTGTTATATTTTCGGATGATCCGTTATGCAAGCGTTTATTTTAGGTAAAGCTAATTGCACACCTTCCGCCCATAATAGCAAATACACTCACCATACTTGATTTCATATGGAAAATTGAGAAGGCTTTGGCTGAGTACCAATTAGTTTTGAAATGATTGTTGCACAAACTGGTTGAATCAAAGGACTCTGACTGAGAAGAAATAGAGATTTATTAGGTTGTCAAGATACATACCCCAAGTCTGCTGCTTATGACATTGGGAGATATGATGAATATCGTTGACAATATAGTTGCATATTAAAAGGGCACTTAGCCAGGAAAGAGGTAGCTGAAGCAGTCACGATAATTACAGTGAGGCCGCCCTCCAGATTTTACCTTTGCATCAAACATCTGCACTATCTAACTTACGCTCATACTTCCACATGTCTAAATTAAACCATATGGCGTGACTCATTCAATTTTGCATACGTGAGGTGGTTTCGCAAGTTAATTCGACGAAATTGGGGACGACAAATTATGGTTCAAGATAGATACCTATATCTTATTCAATTAAATGATGAAAATTAAACAAGTTCGttcaaatttcaataatatACCTCGTAGTAACTTCCTCCTAGTTTTAAGCTATGTTTCCcattttaacttaatttttgacttattatacgaacattttttaatataaaatcgtTTAGTTACATCTTAAAATTTTGACAAAGAGACTATGgagccgtttgggttagcttaaaagaagtgactttttgcttatagtaaagaagtagagtagaagtgagaagtaaataagttgataaaaatgtttggaaaagaagcagaagctgtgagagagaaggtAGCATtttcagctttttaaaagtgcttctatttctttacacaaacgggtcaagaaaagcataAGCTAGAAGCAGCTCCTGCTTCTGGCAAACAAACACCACCTATATCTCCCCCTTGTAAAATGTATCTGTGTTGGTTACAATTAGCTGTTATTAAAAACCAAAATGCGGCCTTCacttattcaaaagaaaaaagtgACATTTGGTAGAGGACAGTTAAAACGCCGGAGTACTTGCACGGCAAAACGTGAGGTGATCAGTGGGCATATCCCTGCTAAGTTAAACTTATTATAGAAACTAATCTCAGAAAACAATCTAGTTTCCAAAATTGATtgcaaaataattatttaaatagtcGGCACAGGGCAGTAGCTATCCAGTACAGAGCAAGGACTGCACATCGCAAACAGGAGCAACAATAAGGGAAGACATTACATTAAATAGGGACAACACTAATggaattataactataattgAGTTCAAACCAGTTGATACATAATCAATCTAGTTATATTTGAAGCTAATGCTGTACAAAATTAGTTCAAAAACTGATAGcaaaatgataatttaattagTTGGCAGTAACCATTCTGTTCAAAGCAAGGACTGCACATCATCGCAAACGCAACACTAAAGGAAGACATTACATTCAATAGGGACAACACTTATGGAATTATAACTATACTGATCAGTTCACAAACCAGTTGATATATAATCTACCAATTGAGATCGTGAACTGTCAAGTAGTCGAGAAGCAATGGAACATCAACTTATACGGGGATGTGGTACTGCCAAGTTATAATTTCAAGACTCTTCAAAATACAATAAGACAGATATTAACTATGGTTGTTCATTAAGAAGCGAGAACAAGTTACAAGGGCATACTCCTTAACTGAACCCCGCTGGCATGCACTAATTACTAGTACTTCCTTTGTCCTAGCcgcttttgactttttgcatgtAATTTGAGGCATACAAAAAAAACacatttttatacattatttttcagattttctttttctgattaaaaatttaacatctatatttttatttagagaaggaaaatttgaaaaataatgtataacaATATTGttttgcacctcaaattacgtgcaaaaagtcaaaacgactattattctgggacggagggagtattattttacaAACTCTTTGCAcagaaatatatttaaactatTAAATGTGTAGTCAGGTAACCCCAGACTTCGGAGAAAAGGATAATGATGTTGTATGCACGTACATAGTCCCCAATTTTGCTTCTTTACTTTCCACACTTTCTATtaagcaaaaaagaaaaacaattcaCATTTTTTGAACAGATGTTTACTTAAACTTGCACTTATCTCATAAATTATATGTCTGCCCGAAAATGACAGATAGAGATGCAACATCATAGACACAGGCTATGCAAGTATTGCATTGTCAAAATACAATTCGAAGAATACTTCTGTATAGCTATAGTACGTTCCGGGTTATAAAGACACTTAAGCCAAGGAACGAGCTACTCTGCTCTCTACATACGTatattgtgtatatattatgtacaaatatttcaaagttttaacaattataatattaacattaaattatattatttctaacaaataacaaatataacattcaaaataaataatattgagACTGTCAATATTAATGATCTAATTTTGCAAATAATACAACTAAAACAAACATTGCAAACACATAATAAGCAAACCAAAATTACAAATTAGGCAAACAAATATAAGCAAATTCaaactatatattaaaaaagtaatCAAGGTCGCACAGATGAACACTTAATGGCCTAGTGAACTCCTAGATAGACTGTACACCTACCCATTTAATCTCCTTGCCACCTAGGTGAAGGCGTGAAGGCGTGAAGCCTCAACTGTTATGTACTACTATAACCTTGTGTTTAGACATTGGGAGATCACACACATCCCATAAACAAAGATTCAAGTAGAAAAGATATCCACTCCTAGGGGCTTCTATCTATTAATGaaatgatttgatttaaaaAGCGGCGAATGTCATTGGACTTCCAACCACCCCAGAGACGGACCTCGCCTTTTAAGTAGACGAAAAAGTGATATCTTCGTGATGTACATAATATCATTGCATTACAGATATCTCAGCATGATTTAGTGGCTGGTCAACTACAGTGCAAATTTCATTTTTACAACTCAAGTAAAAAAATCAACACCTTTGCACAAAAGATCAAAAGAAGACACAAATGCGAAAATATCATCATTCTTTTAGTAACTTATCTAATTAGTTACTCAAAACAAGGTTATGGCAGTTAAACAGAGACAATAATCAACTGTCAGAAAAACAGAAAAGGTCCATTATAAACCAAAGAGTGCATAAAACTCTTCTTTCACATCTAGAACTACGGTGACAGAAATCATAAACTCTTTAGTGCATACTTATTATTTATGGATCCTGCCATCCACTGTACTAAACCTGTTCTACAACCAAGACACTTGACTTCCAATTTATCATAGAACTTACCATATAGGCTTCTATGTTAAACTAAGCTTCATCATGGCTTCAATGAACCATGCGTCTAAGTACATCAGctttaaatcaaatattgaaCAATGCCAGACTCTGCATGAAAGGGAAGAACATACTTGGTTGAATATAACCTTCAGCATCCATGTTTTTTCTGGAGACACATCTACAagctttatacatattttgaaCTGCATTATCCCCAAACCTAAGCTCAATCACCCCGTGCCTTATACTCAATAAGATCCCATGGCAGTCATTGAGAAACGTAAGAGCCTGTGAATATTGAAACTTCATTTCCGGATACACCCTCATCACATCACACAGATTGATCTTATGCTTGGTAGCCCAATGCCCGGATCTCTCTAAAGGCATCTGCTTCGTTTGCCAAACATGGATCACCGTACCAACCAATCGACAGTAAAGAAGCTTACCCTTCGACACTCCCAAACACCCGGCTTCAGTGAACCCCAGAACTTTAGTTTTCTTTTTCAGCGGAGGTAATTCAATAACACAGTCAGTATCATTATCCACATCATATGCAAGCAACGAATGATCCCTCAATTCCCAATACAAAACCCCATTCAAATACACCCCTCTCGAGCCACTATAAGGCAATGCATGGTTCACCAGCACTTCGGTTTCCACCCCATCACTCCAAATCAACCCCTCGGAAGAAAAAGCCTTCGACTTAAAACACCCCTTTGTCTCCTCCACAAAAACCACAAACTTAAAATGATCACTCACCAAAGGATCAAACGCAAGCCCATAGGCAAAAATCCCAATGAAATCAAAAGTCCAGAGAATGGGTAAAAACTTACTAGTCAAAGGATTAGATACAATAAGCTGTGAATTACCCACTAACCAAAGAAGCAAGCCATTACAAGAACTCTGTAAAATAGCAGGGGAATCAAGAAACCCTAAACAAGAAGGTGGGTCACTGATATATTCTTGATTAGGATAAACAGGCACATACTGAAGCTTTTCAGGGTACATATCACTAGATCGAAAGAAAAAGGCCGTCACTTTAGGCCTTTTTTCAGAGTAAAGCTGAGTAAAAGATCTGTTTGTGATCAAATCATACCAAGATTTTGAAACAAGCTTGCAAGTATAGAGAGATTCTGGGTCTAACCTTGTTAAGATTTCAGCACAACAGAGATCTCTCGGGAGTGAATCAATGGATGTTTGATGAGCCATGGCAGAAGACACTGCACAAATTGGGGCAGTCTCATATATAACTAGATAGAGATATGTATGCTGTGTGTATACAGTGGAGGTTTGGGGAAATAACTAGTGGATTTTAATTCTATGTTATGTTATACGATACTAATTAATTAATGGAATATTTTATTCTCTTTCAAAAATGTTACAATGTTATTGGACAATCACAGAGGTATGTTAAGAACGATACctggtgtattcgattgggattttaatgggtTGTTTgtagtttatgaattttaatggattgtatgtgattttgattttgtgcagattcttgataaaatgtcgcagagttaaTAAGATTTAAGTACactatttcaaaatttcattgattttggtgtgatttcaaaagacttaaaatacGCTGAAGAATTCcataaaattcatcattttatgaaattcaaaaaaattcatctaacatctgaataccatcagattttaaacaatATCAATTGAGTACcaatcagattttaaagcatgatttaaaatctcaattgaataccaccagattttgtagcataatttaaaatcccaattgaatacctcaaaattttaatggatttcaaacaatcccaatcgaatactctcgaacttcatgaatgcaaaaagtgctttaaaatcccaatccaatacacccatGTAAGTTTATAACTTAGCGATGAATTATAAATTAACGTGATTTAGTTTGATAAGTTCGAGAACTCATTTCGTTGAAACCTGACTTAATTTGATAAATtgggagtttaaaatatttgtttgaataattttaacatGTGAAAAATATAGACATGGGATGAAGATGgttgaaatataacatattattattttaagttattataaacaaaatgtATTGTTCAGTATAGTAGTAATTGATGATGTGTTAATTACTATAAATGTATAGATTTGTAGTGATTCGACAAATACAATCATATATGagattgactaaaattataaacaatgaaagAGTATGATTGAAATgtgattatctatatttttagtATGCAAACTCACTTTTTAGTTGAGAATTTTTCATGACTTAAGTTATTTCACAAGTTTTTCATTCCCAATTTTAGTGAAGACAATATAATTTCCATTGTTCCTCTGTTTTCTTTGTAAGAAGTGATCAATTGTTTAAATTCGGGATGAAGGACTctgacatgtattttaatgaGACGTATTTGAACTTTGAAGTCTcaaataaagtataatttcataatttatttttaaaaaaaattctatttctagataaaaatttaaatgttttattttttattagaaaagcaaatttttaaatataaactatgaaacaatattttatatgaaatttaaaatgTGTATCGAGTCTCATTTCATGTGCAAATGATCGAACGGAGAGAATAATTCTTGGGTCTGGGACTTTCCGCTCATTGACACAATAATTTTTTAGTatgtgttttaatatttttttggatgAGTCAGAATCGAACCAGGTCTCTTgaacaacagaggataaacccaccacttgggctatTCAACCGTGCTCATTGACACaatatttaaatgtttatatAGACATAAAGAGTCGGGTCTTATATCCGTGTGTATTCAACTgatattttaatactttatatataatgtatggatttaatgaattgaatcctattttaatttgtatataaaatttaaataaaatatcataaaatgaTATAGagttttcagaatttaaatacattacttcacaatttcattaattttgctagaatttcaaaaaaatttaagtacACTGAAAAAATTTCGCAAAACTTATCATTTCTCTaagtccaaaaaaaaattatcaccacagtaaaaactctataaattaataatgtcgggaccggagaaatttattaatttagagagttattaatttatcaataaattaatggaattgataaataagctccaaagtttactatttaagctccaattCAATTTTTTCATTTATCCAAATCTCATTATCACCACTAATATGGATGAAA
This genomic window contains:
- the LOC108226067 gene encoding uncharacterized protein LOC108226067; translated protein: MPTTPIFSIISLLLIATLVPIEAVYYQVKNNGTGTPGGTRFDNEIGIPWSAHTLKHASKFIWRIFHQQNLDDRAKVDNITMIVEDSEYIAYEENNHIHVDTKYIANFVGDIKVEIKGVLYHETTHIWQWNGNGTAPSGLIEGVADYVRLKSGLAPPHWRKRGMGVNWDDGYDITAHFLEYCNGLRDGFVAELNGKMKSSYSEDYFVQLLGKNVNDLWMDYKAKYNTNS